In the genome of Nonomuraea sp. NBC_00507, the window CGGCCTACACCAGCCCGTGGGAGCTGCTCTCCGCCGACGCCACCACCAGACCCCTCTGGGAGCGAAACGCGTTCGCGCTGGTCGAGGCGCACATCGAGCTGGCACTGCGTGACCCCGACTACCGTTTCGTGCTGGCCGAGGTCGACTATCTCAAGCCGTTCTTCGACACCCATCCCGAACGACGGGCCGATCTGCGCGCCCTCATGGCCGAGGGGCGGGCCGAGCTGATCGGCGGCACCTACAACGAGCCCAACACCAATCTGACCGGCGCCGAGAGCACCATCCGCAACCTCGTCTACGGGATCGGCTACCAGCGCGACATCCTGGGCGGCGATCCGCGCACGGCGTGGCAGCTGGACGTGTTCGGGCACGACCCGCAGTTCCCCGGTTATCTGGCGGCGGCGGGGCTGACCGGCAGCGCGTGGGCGCGCGGGCCGTTCCACCAGTGGGGGCCGATCCACAAGAACTTCCAGCAGGCCAAGAACGACGCGGCCATGATGCAGTTCCCGAGCGAGTTCGAGTGGATCTCGCCATCCGGGCAGGGCGTGCTCACCCACTACATGCCCGCCCACTACTCGGCGGGCTGGTGGATGGACTCCGCGCCCACGCTGGAGGACGCCTGCCAGGCGGTCTACGACCTCTACCGGTCCCTCAAGCCCGTGGCCGCGACGAAGCACGTCCTGCTCCCCGTGGGCACCGACTACACACCGCCCAACAAGTGGGTCACCGACGTCCACCGCACGTGGGCGGCCCGCTATGTGTGGCCGAGGTTCGTGTGCGCCACCCCACGGGACTTCCTGAACGCCGTCCGCGCCGACATGTCGCATTTCAGCCCCCAAACCCGCGATATGAACCCCATCTACACCGGCAAGGACGTCTCCTACATCGACACCAAGCAGGCGCAGCGCGCCGCCGAGGTGGCCGCGCTCGACGCCGAGCGGCTGTCGGCGTTCGCGCAGGCGCTCGGCCTCGGCCGCTACCCGCACACGGCACTGGACAAGGTGTGGCGGCAGCTGGCCTACGGCGCGCACCACGACGCGATCACGGGCTCGGAGTCCGATCAGGTCTACATCGACCTGCTGACCGGCTGGAGGGAGGCCTACGACCTGGCCACGGCCGCCAGGGACACCGCCCTGGACGCCCTGACCGGTCAGATCGCGGTGGACGCGCCGAGCGTGGTGGTCACGAACACGCTGCCGTTCGCCCGTGACGGGCTGGCACGCGTGCGCCTGCCTGCCGGTCACACGGTGGCCGGCGTGCCGGCCGTGGTGGAGGACGGCACGGTGACCTTCCTGGCCCAGGACGTTCCCTCGCTGGGCTGGCGCACTTACCGGATGGTTCCCGGCTCCCCCACCACCTGGCAGCCCGCACCGGCGCACGGCGCCATCACGATCGAGAATGACCGCTGGCGCATCACCGCCGACCCCTCCCAAGGCGGCGGCCTGACCTCGATCCTCGACCGGGCCTCGGGCCAGGAGCTGCTGTCCGGGCTCGGCAACGAGTTGCGCCTCTACCACGAATACCCCCAGCACCCTGACATGGGCGAGGGCCCCTGGCACCTCATCCCCACAGGCCACGCCGTGGGCTCGGCCGGCACCCGGGCGATGAGCGCCCGCACGGAGACGAGCGCGATCGGCCGGCGCCTGATCGTCACCGGTGAAGTGGGGGAGATCTCGTACGAGCAGACCGTCACCCTGCTCACCGGCTCCGACCGCATCGACTTCACCACCCGCGTGCTCGATCACACCGGCGCCGACCGCCTGCTCCGCGTCCGTTTCCCCGCGCGGGTCGAAGGCGCGCTGCCGGTGTCGGACGTGTCGGGCGCCGTGGTGGGCCGCGGTTTCGCGCTCCCCGACGTGGACACGGCCGAGCATCCATGGACGCTCGACAACCCGGCCAACACGTGGTTCGGCCTGTCCGCCACCGCCAAGGTCGATCTCGGCGAGGCCGGCGCGCGGGCGCTGGGCGTGGCCGAGGTCGTGGTGCCTACGCTCGCCGACGCCCCGGAGGCCCGCGACCTGGTGGTCGCGCTGGCCCGCGCGGGCGTGACCGCCACCACGTCATCGGCCTCCGGCACCCGATACGGCTGGCTGGACGTCGACTCGAACCTCCCGGACGTACGCATCATCGTGGGCGGCCCCGACACCAACCCCGTGGCCGCCGATCTACTCGCCCAGGCCGACCCGGTCTATCTGGATGCCCTGAAGTCGGGCGCGCCCCGCGTGTGGGTCCCCGCAGAACGCCCGCTGGCGGAGGTCTGGCAGCCGAGCGCCGACCTGCGTGACCTCCGTGCCCTGCCCGCCCTGATCGTCGCCGGTCCCATCGCGGACCTGGTGGTCGATCTGGCCGACGCCACGATCGACGCCGTGTGCCCGCTGGGGGCGGAGCGCCTGGAGGACCGGACGGTCGCGCTGCTGACGTACGGCCTGCCCGGCTTCGCCGTCGACCCGGACGGGGCTCTGCACCTGTCGCTGATGCGTTCCTGCACGGGCTGGCCCTCGGGCATCTGGCTGGATCCGCCCCACCGCACGACCCCCGACGGCTCGGGATTCCAGCTCCAGCACTGGACCCACGAGTTCTCCTACGCACTGGTCGCCGGCGACGGCGACTGGCGCGCCCTGCGCCTGCCCGCCGCAGGCCAGGAGCACATCACCCCGCTCCTGCCCCGCACGCTGAACGCCCAGGACGGCGAGCTCCCGCCGGCCCACTCGCTCCTCACACTCTCGCCGCCCCGCGACGTGCTCGTGAGCACCATCAAGGCGACCGGCAACCCGCACGCCCACGGCCGCACCGCCGAGCCCGACCGTGGCGTGACCATCCGCTTGATCGAATCGACCGGCCTGGGCGCCCAGGTCGAGATCGACTCCCCGATCCTCCCGCTGACCGACCTCACCCATGCGGATCTGCTGGAACGTCCCGGCGCACCGGCCTTCGACCTCACCATGACCGGCTTCGAGGTCGCGACCTTCCTGGCCAGCGCCCCGCCCCCACCGGCACGGCCCGAGCTCGGACCCACGACCGAGCAGGCCCAGCCCGTCTACAGCCGCTACTGGCTGCACAACAAGGGCCCGGCGCCGCTTGGCTACCTCCCGATCTCCATCGCCGTCGGCCCCGGCCTCGTCACCTCACCAGAGGGCCCCTTTGAGCTGGAGGTCGTGGTCTCCTCCCACCTGACCGAGGAGCCCCACGAAGGCGTGGTCGATCTCCGGGTCCCGCCCGGCTGGATCGCCACCCCGGTCCAACGGCCCTTCCGCCTGTCCCCTGGTGGCCACGTACGTTTCCCGGTCACCGTGACGCCGCCGCAGACGGACACGGGCCTGCACTTCATCTCCGCCCGCACCTTCGTCGCCGGCCAGCTCATCGAGGACGTCGCCACCGTGGCCGTGGGCGACGCCCCCGAACTCCCCGTCCCGGGCCTGCCCCTGGCCTCGGGCACCGCCGTCAAGGGGACCAGTTCGCCCGAGGCCCGCCCGACCGGCCTCTCGGTCAGCCCGGTCACGGACGTCCTCTCCCTCCATCCCGGCGACCGCACCGCCCTCGTCCTCCGACTCACCAACACCACGGCAGACGAGGTCCGCGGTGAATCCCAGCTGGCATCACCCTGGGGCACGTGGACCCTGCTCCCCCGGGTCATCCAGGGCTTCACCGTGGCGGCCGGCGAAACAGCGGAGGTGTCGTTCCCGGTGGAGGTGCCCGCGGACGCACCAGACGGGCATGCCTGGGCACTCGCCAAGGTCATGTGGTACGGCCGTTGCCAATACTCCCCGGCGATCCGCCTGGAGGTGACCCGATGAGACCCCTAGGCGGGCCTCGCAGTAAGGATGGTGCCCTAGTGACGGTCGATCGCCACCACGGCCGGGCAGCCCGCCGCGAGGTGCCCCGATGAGCCATCACGTCCATCACCGCCCAGCGGCGCCGGCGCACGCCGCTCTTGGACCCCGCGCCACCGCACCGGGACCGGAGGGTGTCATCGGCTGGGTCGATGACCGGCCGATCCCACGTGAGCACCTCGACCGGCGCCTCGCCGGCCTACGCGACGGCCCGCTCAGCGCGGCGCTGCCCGTTCCAGGCAGTTCTGAAGACCGCCAGCTGGCCCGGTGGCTGACCCAGGTCATCCTCACCGAAGCCCTGTGCGAGACCGCCGCCAGAGGCCTGGGCCTTGCTCCCGTGGAGGGCGGGCCGCTCGATCGGGTGGCGGCCGTCGAGCTGGGCTCGATCAACGCCGCCGCCTACAACGGCAGCCCGTGGGTGCGCGCCCTGTTCGAGCACGTCACCGCCATGGCAGAGATCCCATCGCAGTGGCGAGCCCGCACGTCCCCCCAACGCTCCCCCAGGCACGTTGTCCACCACCGTCTGTTCGCCGACAGGACGAGCGCCGAGCAGGCGGGACCGGACGACCTCGAACCCCTCGGCGCCGTGAGCCTCGACTCGCTGCCGGCCGCGATCGCCGAGGCGATCAAGCACCGGCCGTACGGCACGCTCGTAGGCCCGGTCGAGGACGCCCTGGGCTGGCACCTGGCCACAGCCGTCCCCACCTCACCCGGCCCCGATCATCCAGCCGTCCCCGCCTCACCCGGCCCTGATCACCCAGCCGTTCTCGCCTCACCCGGCCCCGATCAACCAGCCGTCCCCGCCTCACCCGGCCCTGATCACCCAGCCGTTCTCGCCTCACCCGGCCCCGATCAACCAGCCGTCCCCGCCTCATCCGGCCCCGATCATCCAGCTGTCACCTCCGCACACGGACAAGGAGTCGCCCCGACGCCAGAGCAAGGAATCTCCCCATCTCCTGGATCCCCCGGCCCTCCACGCCACTACAGCGCCTCCGCCCTGCCGGCGGATCGTTTGCTGGAGGCCGCGCGGCGGAGGGCCTTCGCCCGCCGGCTCGATGAGCTGCGTGCCGAGAAGGTCAAGCTAGTGCCCGGACTGGAACACCCTGGCGACCCTCGCCAGCCCGACAACCACCACAAACATTGATGACCTGCGTACTTGCCATTGATATCGGAGGAACCAAGCTCGCCGCCGCGCTGGTGGACGAGGCCGGTTCCGTCTTGTGCTCCGCTACCCGGCCCACGCCGCGTACGGACGTCATGTCCGCCCTGGCGGCTCTCATCACGGAGGTGACCGAGAGCGGCCCGCAACCGGTGGCCGCCGGGATCGGCTGTGCGGGCCCGCTGGACCTCGCCACCGGCACCGTGAGCCCGGTCAACATCGCCAACTGGCGCGGCTTCCCACTGCGCGAGGAGGTACAGAAGCTCACGGGGCTGCCCACCGTGCTGGCGGGCGACGCACAATGCTTCGCGCTCGGGGAGCATTGGCTGGGTGCGGGGCGCGACAGTCCGTCCTTGCTCGGCATCGTCGTGTCCACCGGCATCGGGGGCGGCATCGTGCTCGACGGCGCCCCGCTCCTGGGCCCGACCGGTAACGCCGGACATGTCGGGCATATGAGCATCGACCCCTACGGGGAACGCTGCGAATGCGGTGGCCGCGGATGCGTGGAGCGCTACTCCAGCGGCCCCAACCTTGCCCGCTGGGCTCTGGAGAACGGCTGGTCACCCAGCCCGTCGTCACCCGACCCCGCCGCCGCCACTCGCACCGATCAGGCCGGCACCGTTGAGACCGCCAGCACCAAAGAGATCGCCGGCGCCGCACAGCCCGCAGGCCCACCAGAGCCTGTCGGCCCAGCAGAGCCCATCGGCCCAGCAGAGCCTGTCGGCCCAGCGGGGACTGCCGGCTCAGCGGGGGCCGGTCGTACCGAGGTGAAGGCGGACGCGCGGGCCCTGGCGCGGGACGCCGCGGCGGGGGATGCGATCGCGCTCGCCGCGTTCGAGCGCGGCGCCAGAGCGCTGGCCGCTATGATCGCGTCCACCGCGGCCGCGGCAGAGGTCCAGACCGTGGTGGTCGGCGGCGGTGTGTCGGCCGCGGGCAAGGTGCTGTTCGAGCCGTTGCAGCGGGCGCTCGACGACGTGGCCGGCCTGCCCTTTGTCCGGGCGGTCCAGGTCAGGCAGAGCATCCTGGGCGTGCGTGCGAGCCTGGCCGGCGCCGCCAAGCTGGCCTGGCGGCTGCATCCACCGCACACGTGAGGCACACCCTGAGGCGGGCTCGATGACCAGGGCTAGTCGCGTTCGGCGCCCTGGGCTTCTCTGCGCTCGATGATCCGGCGGGTGAACGGGATGATCTCGACGACTCGGCTGCCGAGGTAGGCGCCGACGAAGGCGAGCACCAGGAGGACGACGGGGCTGGTGGCGAAGCCGTTCATGGTGACGAACGCCTGCAGGATCGCATCGAGCAAGGAGAACTCCGTGTGAATGGGCTCAGCGGGGAGGCACTCAGGCTAACCGGACATGACCCGTGCTCGCCCCCCCCAAACGCGCTAAAGGGCGACATGATCGCTCATGTCGCCCTTTAGTGGACGATCAGTGGAAGAAGTGGCGGGTGCCAGTGAAGTAGAGGGTGATACCCGCCTTCTCCGCGGCCTCCACGACCAGGTCGTCCCGGATGGAGCCGCCGGGCTCGACGATCGCCTTCACGCCCGCCTCCGCCAGCACCTCCAGCCCGTCAGGGAACGGGAAGAAGGCGTCCGAGGCCGCCACGGAGCCGGGCGCGCGCTCCCCTGCCCTGGTGACCGCCAGGCGGCAGGAGTCCACCCGGTTGACCTGCCCCATGCCTACGCCGACCGTGGCGCCGTCGCCGGCCAGCAGGATGGCGTTGGACTTCACCGAGCGGCAGGCGCGCCAGGCGAACTCCAGGTCGGCCAGCACCTCGGGTGAAGCAGGCTCGCCGGTCTTGAGCTCCCACTGCGACGCCGCATCGCCGGGCGCGTCGACCCGGTCGACGGTCTGCACCAGCAGCCCGCCGTCGATCTTGCGGAACTCGGTCGGCTGCGCCGGCCCCTCCGCGCAGGCCAGCAGCCGCAGGTTCTTCTTCTCGCGCAGCACCTCCAGCGCCTCCGCGTCGAAGGCGGGCGCGATGACGACCTCGGTGAACACGTCGGCGATCTGCCTGGCCAGCTCCACCGTGACCGGCCGGTTGACGGCGATCACCCCGCCGAACGCCGACACCGGATCGCAGGCGTGCGCCTTGCGGTGCGCGTCGGCCACGTCGGAGCCGATCGCGATGCCGCACGGGTTTTGGTGCTTGATGATGGCCACGCACGGGTCGGAGAAGTCCCAGGCGGCCCGCCACGCGGCATCGGCGTCGAGGTAGTTGTTGTAGGACATCTCCTTGCCGTGCAGCTGCTCGGCGTTGGCCAGCCCGCCGGCGCCGGCCGTGTAGAGCGCGGCACGCTGGTGCGGGTTCTCGCCGTAGCGGAGGGTCGACTTGCGTTCGTACGCGGCCCCCGTGAAGGCGGGGAACTCTGCCTGTTCGTACGCGCTCCCGAACCAGTTGGCCACGGCCACGTCGTACGAGGCCGTGTGAGCGTACGCGATGCCCGCGAGCCGCCGCCGCTCGGTCAGGGTGAAGCCGCCCTCGGCCAGGGCCGTGAGCACGTCGCCGTAGTAGCCGGGATCGACCACGACGGCGCAGGTGTTGTGGTTCTTCGCGGCGCCGCGGATCATGGCGGGCCCGCCGATGTCGATCTGCTCGACGCACTCCTCGTCGGAGGCGCCGGAGGCCACCGTCTGCTGGAACGGGTAGAGGTTGACCACGACCAGCTGGAACGGGTCGATCTCCAACTCCTGCAGCTGGGTCACGTGGTGCGGCTTGGTGACGTCGGCCAGCAGCCCGGCATGCACCCGCGGGTGCAGCGTCTTGACCCGCCCGTCGAGGCACTCGGGGAACCCGGTCAGCTGCTCGACCTTCGTCACCGGGATCCCGTACGACGAGATCGCGGCGGCCGTGCCGCCGGTCGAGACGATCTCCACCCCAGCGCCGTCGAGGGCCCTGGCCAGCTCCTCGAGCCCGGACTTGTCGTAAACAGCGATCAGCGCACGCTGGATGGCGATGCGAGTCACGTGGTTTCCCCTCCTGATTGGTTGCCGATGCGGACATGGCGTCCGCTGACCGTCCAGCCCTCGCGGGCCATCCGGCCGACGATCTCGACGAGTAGACGGCGCTCGACGGTCTTGATGCGCTCGTGCAGGACCGCCTCGTCGTCGTCCGGAAGCACGGGCACCGCCTCCTGGGCGACAATGGGCCCGGTGTCGATGCCCTCGTCGGCCAGCATCACCGTGCAGCCGGTGACCTTGACCCCGTGGGCCAGCGCGTCGCGCACGCCATGCGCGCCGGGGAAGGACGGCAGCAGCGCCGGGTGGGTGTTGAGCACGGGGAAGGCCTCGAGCGTCGGCGTACCCAAAATCTTCATGAAGCCTGCCGACACCACCAGGTCGGGTTCGTACGATGCGATCTTGGCCGCGATCGCGCGATCCCAATCCGCCCTTGTCGGATAATTGCCCAATTTTTCGACAAAAGTCGGGACGCCTGCCTTAGCGGCCCGGACCAGCCCCTCGATCCCCTCCCTGTCGGCGCCGACCGCCACCACGCGAGCCCCGTACGACGGGTCGGCAGAAGCGTCCAGCAGGGCCTGTAGGTTGGTTCCAGAGCCGGAGACGAGGACGACGAGCCGCCCAGCCTTAGACACGCGCACTCTCCAAGAGGAAAACAGGGTGGGCTGCCAGGGTATCTGTTCCTCACCCGGCGACGCAGAGGAGGTCAGGTGTCGACACCGGTGCAGGCACCGGCAGGCCAGCAGCCCGCCGAATCGGCGGGTCGCCGAGCGATTTGGTTGTCCATCGCAGCGCTGGCCATGACGTTCATGTTGCCGCTCGCCGGCCTGGTCATGGCGCTGTTCGCGCTGGCGGCCGGGATCCGGGCGCTGCCGCTGCTGAAAGCCGCGAGCAAGCCCACGGGGATAGCCGTGGGAGGCATCGCCATCTCCTCGATCGCGCTGGCGCTGTCGGCCATGGCCACGGGGATGCAGCTTTACCTGATGGATGAATACGCCGCCTACCAGGAGTGCATGAAGGGCGCTGGCACGGTGTCCTCGCAGGGCGAGTGCTTCACCCAGTTCCGAGACGCGGCCGAGCGCAAGCTGCCCCCGGACGTCCTCGAACTCCTGGGCGCCATGCAGCCCTGAGCCGGTCGGTTCTCCCGGTCGTCGCCACCCGGCAGCGCACCCACTGTGCGGCGTCACGGCGGCGCGCCCTGTTCATGGTCGCGTTCGCTACGGGCCTTCGTTGGCACCGAGCCTCGCTCTCTCCGGCCCAGGCTCATCGGGTTGGAGATCGTCTCCCGGAACAAGCGTCTCCTGGGACAGAGGGAACCTCGACGGCGCGTGGGGCAACCACGTCGCAGCGTAAAGGAAAAACGGATCAGTCTTTGTCCCAAGCGTAGGGATCGAGATAGATCACATGACCGCCGCGGTCGTCGGACTCGTCGACGATGTCGTTACGCGGCGGGCGTGTCTCCACCACGCGGGGACGCGCTTGAGCCAGCGTCTCCTCGGCCGCCGAGGCGTGCTCGTCCTGCCAGTCGTCCCTGATGACCGGGATCTCCTGAGTATCCGCCTCGGTGGCGTCCATCCAGTGGCCGGGCAGCGGGCGCGGGTCCGACTCCGCCAAGCCCACCTTGCTCGCCGCCTTGGCGATCGCCGCGCCCGCCTTGCGTACCGGGGCGGCCGCCTTGTCGAGCGGCGTGCGGGCCCGCTTGTTGATCAGCAGCAGGTTCGTCACGCCGGCGGAGATGCCCGCGGCCACGCCGACCTCGAGCGCTACCGACAACGCCACTTCCCAAGGTGAGGGGCCGATCGCCGCCAGCCGTCCGCCGCCGATGGGCCCACCGGACAGCGCCGCCAGCGTCCCCGCCACTACCCCGGTGGACACTCCGGTGAGGAATCCCCAGAGCGGCGCCGCCTCATACGACGGCGACGGCGAGATCCTGGCCACCATCACCCCCGCCACGGCCCCCGCCGCGAACGGCAGCGCGATCACCGCCATCATCCACGCCGGCACCGGCCCGCTTTCCGGCAACGCCCCCAGCAACGGCAGGCTCGGCACCGTGCCGAGCTGCACGCCCGTGGGCGCGACCAGAGTGTCCGCACCGATGGCGAACCCCGGTCCGGCGATGTACGAGGACGCCCAGATGACGACGTTGAGCAGATAGAGCAACTGGAGCAGCACCAGGAGCAGCCCGCCCACGAGCCCGGGCGACAGGACGCTGGACAGCTCCCTGACCTGGTCGAAGTTCAGCACGACAGCGACCAGCACCAGTGCCAGCCCGGCCACCAGCAACAACGCGGTGGCCATCGCCGTGCCGACGGTGAGCGCGCGCACCCGCTCGGGCAACAGCCGGAGCATCACCCGCCAGGGCCCGATCATCCGCGCGGTGGCCAGCGCCCCCGCCAGGAACGCCAGCACGAAATGGCTGAACAACGCCTCACCGATGAACGGCTGCGTGATGTCGTTGCTCGCCACGAGCGCGATCAGCCCGGCCAGCAGCGCGTACGGGGCCGCCAGCGACACTCCCGCCTGCACCACCAGCACCAGTTGGGCCCGGCGGCGGGCCTGGGCCTTCTCCCGCGGGCTGTTCTTGGGCAGCCGCGCGGGCAGCCGGAGCCGCAGGTCGGCATCGCGCGCCATCCAGCGTCCCGCCCGATAGAGCAGCACGGCCGGCAGCATGATCAGCCCGAGTGGCAACAACCCGACCCGCCCGCCGGGGATCGCGAACCCGGCGTGGTGCGCGGCCAGCCAGAGCTGCGCCGCCGTACGGAACACACCCGGCAGCCCGGAGCCCAGCGTGCCGCGCGGGGCGGCGATCCACCCGACCAGCGTGAGCGTGGTGAGTGCGGCCAAGCCGACGCCCAGCGTGCATGCCGCGGCCAGCATGCCCGACACGGGCAGCGGTCGCCTGGACTCGTCGTCGTCGCCAGGGACCCGGGGGAGCTTGCCGAGCACCGACCGGGGGGCAGCGCGCAACTGGTCGATAATCGCCGTCACAGTAGGTGATTTTCTCAACCTTTCCCAACCAGTGCTTGGTTGACGCGCCGGGGGATTAATATTCAATCTTTTACGCTGCGACGCGGCCGCCCCAAGCACCGTCGTTGGTCGCCCTCTGTCCAGGGGGACGCTTTCTAACCCGGTCACTGGAGCGATGAGCGGCGCGCCCTGCTTATGGTCGCATTCGCTACGGGTCTCCGTTGGCATCGTGGGCCGCTCACCGGGGCGGCTGACGGACGCCTCGTGCCCCACGCGGCGTCTCCCCCATCAGACGATCTGCGCTGTCCACACATGGGAAAGCCCCGCGCGGTGTGCCGCGCGGGGCCTTCTTGGCGATGATCAACGAGCCTGCATGATCTCGCGCATGAGGCGTGCCGTTTCCGACGGGGTCTTGCCGACGCGGACGCCCACCTTCTCCAAGGCTTCCTTCTTGGCTTGGGCGGTGCCGGCCGAGCCGGACACGATGGCGCCCGCGTGACCCATCGTCTTGCCCTCGGGCGCGGTGAAGCCGGCCACGTAGGCGACCACGGGCTTGGTCACGTGCTGCTCGATGTAGGCCGCGGCCCGCTCCTCGGCGTCGCCGCCGATCTCACCGATCATCACGATGGCGTCGGTGCCCGGGTCCTCCTGGAAGGCCTGGAGCGCATCGATGTGCGTGGTGCCGATGACGGGGTCGCCGCCGATGCCGACCGCGGTCGAGAAGCCGAAGTCGCGCAGCTCGTACATGAGCTGGTAGGTCAGCGTGCCGGACTTCGAGACCAGGCCGATGCGGCCGGCGGTGGTGATGTCGGCGGGGATGATGCCGGCGTTGGAGGCGCCGGGAGAGGCGATGCCGGGGCAGTTGGGGCCGATGATGCGGGTCTTGTTGCCCTTGGTGACGGCGTAGGCCCAGAACTCTGTGCTGTCGTGCACCGGGACGCCTTCGGTGATCACCACGACGAGCGGGATCTCGGCGTCGATGGCCTCCTTGACGGCGTCCTTGGTGAACGCCGGAGGCACGAACACGACCGACACGTCGGCGCCGGTCTGCTCCATGGCCTCCTTGACCGTGCCGAACACGGGCAGGCCCTCGTGAACGGTGCCGGCCTTGCGGGCGTTGACGCCGCCCACGACCTTGGCGCCGGAGGCGAGCATGCGGCGGGTGTGCTTGGTGCCCTCCCCGCCGGTCATGCCCTGAACGATGATCTTGCTGTTCTCGGTCAACCAGATGGCCATGAGTTACGCACCTACCGCAGCGAGCTCGGCGGCACGCTTGGCCGCGTCGTCCATCGTGTCTACCAGCTCGACCCGCGGGAGCGCGGCGTCGGCCAGGATCTGTCGCCCGAGCTGGGCGTTGTTGCCGTCGAGGCGGACCACCAGCGGGTGGGTCACGGCCTCGCCCCGGCTCTCCAGCAGCTTGAACGCCGAGACGATGCCGTTGGCGACGGCGTCGCAGGCGGTGATGCCGCCGAAGACGTTCACGAAAATCGACTTCACGTCGGGGTCGGAGAGGATGATCTCCAGGCCGGCGGCCATGACCTCAGCCGACGCGCCACCACCGATGTCGAGGAAGTTGGCGGGGGACGGCTTGCCGGGGAACGCCTCACCGGCGTAGGCCACGACGTCGAGGGTGGACATGACCAGGCCCGCGCCGTTGCCGATGATGCCGACGTCGCCATCGAGCTTGACGTAGTTGAGGTCCTTCTCCTTGGCCGCGGCCTCGAGCGGGTCCTCGGCGGCCTTGTCGGCCAGCGCCTCGTGCTCCTGCTGGCGGAAGGAGGCGTTGTCGTCGAGCGTGACCTTGCCGTCGAGCGCCTTCACCTGGCCGTCGGCCGACAGGATCATGGGGTTGACCTCGACGAGCGTGGCGTCCTCGTCGACGAAACAGCACCAGAGCTTCTCGATGAGCTCGGCGGCGCCGTCGAGCGACTTCTCCGGCAGCCCGCCGGCCACCGCGATCTCGCGGGCCTTGGCCCGGTCGATGCCGGTCAGCGCCGAGACCGGCACCTTGGCGACCTTCTCGGGGGCGCTGTGGGCGACCTCTTCGATGTCCATACCGCCGGCGGCGGAGCAGATCGCGAGGAACGTACGGTTCGCACGGTCGAGCAGGAAGGAGAAGTAGTATTCCTCCGCGATCGCGCTGGCCTCCTCCACGAGCACCTTGTGGACCGTGTGGCCCTTGATGTCCATGCCCAGGATGGCGGTGGCCTTCTCGACGGCGTCGGCGGCGTCGTCCGCCACCTTCACGCCTCCGGCCTTGCCCCGGCCACCGGTCTTGACCTGGGCCTTGACGACGACGCGGCCGGTCAACTGCTCAGCGGCCGCCCGCACCTCCTCCACCGTGTGGGCGACGATGCCGCGCGGCACCGGGATGCCGTAGTCAGCGAAGAGCTCCTTCGCCTGATGTTCGAACAGGTCCACGAGGGTCCGTCCTTGCTTATCCGACTGATGTTCGACGGCCCGGGCAACCCGTGCGTGCCGGGCGTTTCCGCCAGTGAAGCCTAGCCCCAAGCTTGACCTGCCCAGGTCACCGGGTCATGGTTCTCCCACTATGTGACGCTGATCTCACTTCCAAGACTCACCTCCGGCCTCACTTCCGGCAAGGGTGCCCAGATGATGATCTGCACGAGAAATGCACCGATTCGCCGCCGGAGCGCCCGAGGGCCGATATATGACCGTGATCTTTAATGGCCAGGATTCCTGGGGCCCCCGGTTATCCGATGCGAAGGAAACCGAGGGCCATTCCCGTCCGTGATCGCCATGGGACGTTACGTGTATGCGCAGGATTACCGATATCCACGACGCGTACCGGAACGCTAGGATCACGACCCAGCTTTTCCCTACCTCGCTTCACCCCGAGGCATGAAAGTTTCGGCGGGAAGCACCGGTAATCCCCCTCAACGAAGGAATCCGCATGAAGCGCATGCTCGCCGGCGTGGTGTTAGCCACCACGGCCACCCTGGTCGCCGCGAC includes:
- a CDS encoding DUF7158 domain-containing protein, with the translated sequence MSHHVHHRPAAPAHAALGPRATAPGPEGVIGWVDDRPIPREHLDRRLAGLRDGPLSAALPVPGSSEDRQLARWLTQVILTEALCETAARGLGLAPVEGGPLDRVAAVELGSINAAAYNGSPWVRALFEHVTAMAEIPSQWRARTSPQRSPRHVVHHRLFADRTSAEQAGPDDLEPLGAVSLDSLPAAIAEAIKHRPYGTLVGPVEDALGWHLATAVPTSPGPDHPAVPASPGPDHPAVLASPGPDQPAVPASPGPDHPAVLASPGPDQPAVPASSGPDHPAVTSAHGQGVAPTPEQGISPSPGSPGPPRHYSASALPADRLLEAARRRAFARRLDELRAEKVKLVPGLEHPGDPRQPDNHHKH
- a CDS encoding ROK family protein codes for the protein MTCVLAIDIGGTKLAAALVDEAGSVLCSATRPTPRTDVMSALAALITEVTESGPQPVAAGIGCAGPLDLATGTVSPVNIANWRGFPLREEVQKLTGLPTVLAGDAQCFALGEHWLGAGRDSPSLLGIVVSTGIGGGIVLDGAPLLGPTGNAGHVGHMSIDPYGERCECGGRGCVERYSSGPNLARWALENGWSPSPSSPDPAAATRTDQAGTVETASTKEIAGAAQPAGPPEPVGPAEPIGPAEPVGPAGTAGSAGAGRTEVKADARALARDAAAGDAIALAAFERGARALAAMIASTAAAAEVQTVVVGGGVSAAGKVLFEPLQRALDDVAGLPFVRAVQVRQSILGVRASLAGAAKLAWRLHPPHT
- a CDS encoding NEW3 domain-containing protein encodes the protein MPVRLLSAESTDLFVGSEAEPHQVLRVTVAQGERDTPLELRGEGVRLAEPVTVPATASGVLEIPLTMTAPPGAALPCVLTLGEESLEITVTAEEPGWTMHMVSHFHYDPVWWNTQAAYTSPWELLSADATTRPLWERNAFALVEAHIELALRDPDYRFVLAEVDYLKPFFDTHPERRADLRALMAEGRAELIGGTYNEPNTNLTGAESTIRNLVYGIGYQRDILGGDPRTAWQLDVFGHDPQFPGYLAAAGLTGSAWARGPFHQWGPIHKNFQQAKNDAAMMQFPSEFEWISPSGQGVLTHYMPAHYSAGWWMDSAPTLEDACQAVYDLYRSLKPVAATKHVLLPVGTDYTPPNKWVTDVHRTWAARYVWPRFVCATPRDFLNAVRADMSHFSPQTRDMNPIYTGKDVSYIDTKQAQRAAEVAALDAERLSAFAQALGLGRYPHTALDKVWRQLAYGAHHDAITGSESDQVYIDLLTGWREAYDLATAARDTALDALTGQIAVDAPSVVVTNTLPFARDGLARVRLPAGHTVAGVPAVVEDGTVTFLAQDVPSLGWRTYRMVPGSPTTWQPAPAHGAITIENDRWRITADPSQGGGLTSILDRASGQELLSGLGNELRLYHEYPQHPDMGEGPWHLIPTGHAVGSAGTRAMSARTETSAIGRRLIVTGEVGEISYEQTVTLLTGSDRIDFTTRVLDHTGADRLLRVRFPARVEGALPVSDVSGAVVGRGFALPDVDTAEHPWTLDNPANTWFGLSATAKVDLGEAGARALGVAEVVVPTLADAPEARDLVVALARAGVTATTSSASGTRYGWLDVDSNLPDVRIIVGGPDTNPVAADLLAQADPVYLDALKSGAPRVWVPAERPLAEVWQPSADLRDLRALPALIVAGPIADLVVDLADATIDAVCPLGAERLEDRTVALLTYGLPGFAVDPDGALHLSLMRSCTGWPSGIWLDPPHRTTPDGSGFQLQHWTHEFSYALVAGDGDWRALRLPAAGQEHITPLLPRTLNAQDGELPPAHSLLTLSPPRDVLVSTIKATGNPHAHGRTAEPDRGVTIRLIESTGLGAQVEIDSPILPLTDLTHADLLERPGAPAFDLTMTGFEVATFLASAPPPPARPELGPTTEQAQPVYSRYWLHNKGPAPLGYLPISIAVGPGLVTSPEGPFELEVVVSSHLTEEPHEGVVDLRVPPGWIATPVQRPFRLSPGGHVRFPVTVTPPQTDTGLHFISARTFVAGQLIEDVATVAVGDAPELPVPGLPLASGTAVKGTSSPEARPTGLSVSPVTDVLSLHPGDRTALVLRLTNTTADEVRGESQLASPWGTWTLLPRVIQGFTVAAGETAEVSFPVEVPADAPDGHAWALAKVMWYGRCQYSPAIRLEVTR